ATTCGGAACGATGGGCGCACCGCGGGGTGCATACCCCGTTGTAAAGGAATTGCCCTGGATATCGGTGAGGAACACCACTTCAAAAAGGGACTCCTTTCCACCCCGGTTTTTGATGGCAAAAACGTCGGCGTAGTCTTCCCACAAGTCGTAAATCCCCAGGTCGATCACTTCTTTCGCCTTGGCCGCGGCCTGCGACCAATAAGGAGATCCCGCCACGTTTCCCGCGCGCGCCAGGTACACTTTGGCCAGCAATCCTTTCGCCGCGCCCATTGTAGCCCTGCCGATGTTGGCGCTGGATGCGTAACTCCTGGGCAGCGCAGTTTCCGCCGCCTTCAGATCGGCTTCGATCAATCCATACACTTCGTCAATACCGGCTTTCGGCATTTCCACACCCGCCAGCGTCGTGATTTCATTCGTCACCAAAGGAACGCCGCCGTAGAAACGCACGAGGTTGAAGTAATGCAGTGCGCGGAGATAATGAGCTTCACCGAGATACTGTTTCTTCAGGTTTTCATCCATGGGTATGACTGGAACGCGCGCCAGGATGATATTCGAAAATTGAATGCCCCGATAGGCGCTGCTCCAGATCTGACCGGAGTAGCTGTTGGTGGACACCTGTTCGTATTTCCAGATCGCCACCCGGTCCGCCGCACCGGTGAGGAACGGGATTCCGTCGTCCGCGCAAATCACATTGGGCGTTAAAATATGTTCGTTCTTGTAGACTTCATGCAACACGCTGTATGCCCCTGTCACCGCCGCTTCCGCGTCTGCCGCGTTGCGATAGAAAGTACTGGACGCCTTCCAGCCGTCCGGTGAAAGATCGAGGCTGGGCTGGCAACCTGCGACGCAAATGGAAAATATAATAAAGAGGATGTTTCTCATGATGAATGAATTTTAGAATTTAACATTCAAACCGAACAATATTGTTTTGGCAGTCGGATAGCCGCCGTAATCCATACCCTGGTCGATCGCCGAAGCGCCGAAGCGGCTCACTTCCGGATCGTAACCTTTGTATTTGGTGAACGTCACCCAGTTTTGCGCGGATGCATACACCTTCAGGCTGCTCAAGCGCAACTTGCTCAACACATGCGGCTGGAAGTAATACCCCAGCGAAATATTCTTCACCCGCAGGTACGAACCGTCTTCCACGTGAAAACTGGACAGGATGCGCTGGCCCCCATTCGAGTTGGCGCGGGGAACAGTATTGCCGGGATGGGAAGGCGTCCAGCGGTCGAGCACATCGGCCGACTGGTTATTGTTGCCATTCAGGTTGTACAGGTCAAATCGCCCGAAGTTCAGGATATCGTTGCCATAGCTGCCCTGCACGAAAATGTTCATTTCAAACCCTTTCCAGGTAACGGTATTGTTCAACCCGCCAAAGAAATCGGGATTTCCGTTGCCGATCACGGTGCGATCGGCATCGTTGATCACACCATCGTTGTTGATATCGGCATACCGGATATCGCCCGGGCTGGCGGACTTCTGGGCCGAAGCGTCTATCTCCGCCTTGTTCTGGAAAATACCGATCATCTTCCTGCCATAAAAATCACCCAACGGCTGGCCTACCCGCATCAACACCGTATTGCCCCAAACGCCGAGGTGGCCGCTGCCGGAACCGGCGGAGATTTCAGGCCGGTTGTCCAGCGTCAACACTTTATTCTTATTGAAGGAAATATTGAACGCGCTGTTCCATTTTACAGCAGGACCGCTGATATTGACAGTGTTGATCCCCAGTTCGAAACCACGGTTTTCCACTTTACCGATATTTTGCAGGGATTCGCTGTAGCCGGTGATCTGCGGCACGTTCACCCTGAACAACAGGTCTGATGTGGTTTTGATGTAATAATCCGCCGTGATCATAACACGGTTGCGGAAAAGGCCGATATCCA
Above is a genomic segment from Chitinophaga pollutisoli containing:
- a CDS encoding RagB/SusD family nutrient uptake outer membrane protein; amino-acid sequence: MRNILFIIFSICVAGCQPSLDLSPDGWKASSTFYRNAADAEAAVTGAYSVLHEVYKNEHILTPNVICADDGIPFLTGAADRVAIWKYEQVSTNSYSGQIWSSAYRGIQFSNIILARVPVIPMDENLKKQYLGEAHYLRALHYFNLVRFYGGVPLVTNEITTLAGVEMPKAGIDEVYGLIEADLKAAETALPRSYASSANIGRATMGAAKGLLAKVYLARAGNVAGSPYWSQAAAKAKEVIDLGIYDLWEDYADVFAIKNRGGKESLFEVVFLTDIQGNSFTTGYAPRGAPIVPNNGYGIFRVSKSLFEAYTPNDKRTAVTFLTSYVHPVTQQTVQLSVDNPDPALAVSFWKLADPTVKVGVNGGTSWPYMRYSEILLIYAEALSEANGGPGTEAYDAINEVRNRAGLDDLSGLNAATFKDAILEERRLEFCFEGQRWFDLVRTGRLAAAVKAENSFSRNATVQAHQVWFPIPQREIDANSALDQIKGY